A region of the Pempheris klunzingeri isolate RE-2024b chromosome 6, fPemKlu1.hap1, whole genome shotgun sequence genome:
GGCGCCACTCAATTATTGAGTAGATCAGTAAACACAACGACATCAGCGGGGACGGAAGTGTCGACTCCATGGTCGCTAGCCTTAACAATAGCCTGTGAATATTCTTATTAACTGTCTCTGTAGCCTTCACGTATAGTAGAAACTTTCACGTTATTATTGCGATAACAAAAGTTACTAAGCCGTGACTTTGCTCTTTGAGTCTCTGTGGGAAGTTAACGTAGCGTAGAAATGACCACGTTAGCATTAGCCTTTAGCTAGGAGCGTATTTGTCGGACAGCACCATATTACTGAATGGGCGCCTGTGAATGAATGAGCAGTATTTACGTTTGACAGGTTCACAGAAGTGTTAATTAACAACATATTGAGTCATGGCTACTGGTGCCGATGTCAGGGATATTTTGGAGTTGACTGGGGGAGAAAATGACGGTCCCATCAGCAAGAAAGATCTCATCAACTCCGACAAGGTGAGAGATGATAAGATACCTGTCCCTGTACTCATGAGTAAACCATGTTATTTTCCCCTGATTTAACACTCTAGTCAAAGAGTTACACAGGCTGTGGGACTCATGTCATTCACACTGCTAGAAATTCAGAAGATTATGTCGCTATTCTGTGCTTAAGTGCATCACTAGAAGATAGATAACCAATTTCTCCATCTTCTATCTCAGAAAAAATCCAAGAAGGCAACAGAAACGCTGACCTTCAAGAGACCAGAGGGAATGCACCGAGAGGTTTATGCTCTGCTCTATTCGGATAAAAAGTATGTAACCTGTTTTGAGTTTGTCCCCCTAAGACTTTGATTCAAACTTGTGTGTAATAATAATGCTCTATTCTTTCGTAATGTTTTTAACTTCTGTGGACATGATTGGGGCAACAATGAGAAATGGAAAGCTTTTTATCTCTTCCATTGGTAATGactgaagaagaaaagatgACCACAATTGTTATTACTTTCTAGTGTGTAAATCAGAAATGGAGATCAATGTCAGCCCTGTGAGTGGCATGTTCAGCCAGTCAAGCAGTGGAAGGGTTAAATAATAAAACcttacagaaagaaagagcttatttgtctgttttgcaGCATGTTTTGTATGACGCCTCTCTGTTGAGTTATCAAGGCTCATAACTCACACTGCATCTCCCAGCCAATAGGCTGTCTGATCTTGCGTAGTGCAAAGCCGTTtgctctttttttatgttttttgtgtgtcatttatttgtatgtgctgggttagggttagggttatatCCTAATTACACTGGTTAgaatacaaaatagaaaaagcaGATTTTCCACATATTTTGTACCCATGCTTTAACAAAgacatgtttttcctttttaatccCCAGAGATGCACCCCCTTTGCTGCCTAGTGATACTACTCAGGGCTACAGGACAGTCAAAGCCAAGCTGGGCTGTAAGAAGGTGCGTCCCTGGAAGTGGATGCCCTTCACTAATCCAGCTCGCAGGGATGGGGCTATATTCCACCACTGGAGACGTGTGGCAGAGGAAGGCAAAGACTACCCTTTTGCCCGCTTCAACAAGGTAGGGATGACTACCTCCTCTTAAGCGTAATCACTTATGgaatacaaacacaaaggaaGGATTTTTACAACTGTTCATCTTCTgttatttcctccttttcactCATATACACTTATGTACTCTTTATCTTCTTCATCCTGATATATTCTTTCTATTCTCCTGTCTTGTAGACAGTGCAGGTGCCAGTGTACTCGGAGCAAGAGTATCAGATGCATCTCCATGACGATGGCTGGACTAAAGCAGAGACAGACCACCTGTTTGACTTGTGCAAGCGCTTTGACCTCcgctttgttgttgttcacgACCGTTACGACCACCAGCAATACAGAGTAATCACTCCTCTACAGCACTCACATTGCCTTTCAATGAGGATTTATTGCAAAAATCATAATGCTGTTATTTAAAGCACATATTTTTAGTGACATTCTTCTATTTATGCTGTTCAGAAACGTTCTGTGGAGGACCTGAAAGAACGGTATTATAATATTTGTGGTAAGCTGACCAAAGTACGCGCAGCTTCAGGGACAGAGCCCAAGATCTACATCTTTGATGCTGGCCATGAAAGGCGCCGCAAAGAGCAACTCGAGAAGCTCTTCAATCGCACACCTGAACAGGTTAGTAACTTTCTAATTGGACTTGgattcatcatcaacatcatcatcatgaacATGAACTAGTTATAACTGCAGTAATCAATGCAGTAATGCCTTATTTGAAAACAATTGCAATGTGCTTATAAGATGTTTCCAGCCTTTCAGGTATAAAATTGCACTTCTCTTGTTTTTCCTGTAGGTGGCAGAAGAAGAATATCTTATCCAGGAGCTAAGGAAGATTGAGACCAGGAAGAAGGAGCGTGAGAAGAAGACCCAGGATCTGCAGAAACTCATTAAAGCAGCTGACACAACCACAGAATTAAGGCGAGCTGAAAAGAGAGTTTCCAAGAAGAAGCTCccacaaaaaagagaaacagaaaaaccgGTATGTGAGCACTcatacaaaagaaatgtttacCAGCAAATTTAAACAtcattgatgatgatgatgatgagtgttTTTTATTAAGCATTTTATATTATTGAGAAGAAACTGAGAAGGCTTTTGTGTCTTAACTTGCAAATCACTGTAAAGGCCTGATTTATCCAacaatgattattttaatactGTTCGGTCTATCCAAAGGGGTGTCACATGCTGTCTATCATTAGTTATTTCTTCCTCCTAAGGCTGTTCCGGAGACAGCAGGCATCAAGTTCCCTGACTTCAAATCTGCAGGAGTCACACTGCGCAGTCAGAGGGTGAGTATAGCTAAGCCTATTAAGgtatgaaagcaaaaaaaaaaaaaaaagagagagaattcTGAAACATATCCTCAACTTAAAACTTCACTTTGGCTCTCAAATACAAGTGAGTAACTTAAAACATCAgtctgaaacaaaaaacaaacatgagacTACAGGTTTGTCAGAAATAATAGCATAGAAGT
Encoded here:
- the dmap1 gene encoding DNA methyltransferase 1-associated protein 1 isoform X2; the encoded protein is MATGADVRDILELTGGENDGPISKKDLINSDKKKSKKATETLTFKRPEGMHREVYALLYSDKKDAPPLLPSDTTQGYRTVKAKLGCKKVRPWKWMPFTNPARRDGAIFHHWRRVAEEGKDYPFARFNKTVQVPVYSEQEYQMHLHDDGWTKAETDHLFDLCKRFDLRFVVVHDRYDHQQYRKRSVEDLKERYYNICGKLTKVRAASGTEPKIYIFDAGHERRRKEQLEKLFNRTPEQVAEEEYLIQELRKIETRKKEREKKTQDLQKLIKAADTTTELRRAEKRVSKKKLPQKRETEKPAVPETAGIKFPDFKSAGVTLRSQRMKLPSSVGQKKIKAIEQILIDQGVDLNPMPTEEIVQMFNELRSDLVLLYELKQAHSNCEYEQQMLRHRYEALLKAGSGGITGAGPMASTQVGELNATNSTTASTPGGEAQSWPSADDIKVEAKEQIIDVVGAPLTPNSRKRRESASSSSSVKKVKKP
- the dmap1 gene encoding DNA methyltransferase 1-associated protein 1 isoform X1, with amino-acid sequence MATGADVRDILELTGGENDGPISKKDLINSDKKKSKKATETLTFKRPEGMHREVYALLYSDKKDAPPLLPSDTTQGYRTVKAKLGCKKVRPWKWMPFTNPARRDGAIFHHWRRVAEEGKDYPFARFNKTVQVPVYSEQEYQMHLHDDGWTKAETDHLFDLCKRFDLRFVVVHDRYDHQQYRKRSVEDLKERYYNICGKLTKVRAASGTEPKIYIFDAGHERRRKEQLEKLFNRTPEQVAEEEYLIQELRKIETRKKEREKKTQDLQKLIKAADTTTELRRAEKRVSKKKLPQKRETEKPAVPETAGIKFPDFKSAGVTLRSQRIISGPKLLTHLKMKLPSSVGQKKIKAIEQILIDQGVDLNPMPTEEIVQMFNELRSDLVLLYELKQAHSNCEYEQQMLRHRYEALLKAGSGGITGAGPMASTQVGELNATNSTTASTPGGEAQSWPSADDIKVEAKEQIIDVVGAPLTPNSRKRRESASSSSSVKKVKKP